The DNA window GCCGGTGGTGTCGGCGGCGCCGCCGGGGACGACGGAGGCGACCAGGGCGCCGCTGTGGTCGGGGACGTCCTTGCGGGTGACGCCCAGGGCACCCTGGATGCCCGGGGTGATGTCGATAGTCAGGGGTCGGGACTCGCCTCTGGCGGTGAACTCGCCTGTGTAGCGTCCGCCGGCCAGGGGCGCGTCGGTCAGCGCCCGCAGCGTCACGGTGACGGGGCTGGAGAAGGTCCACCGGCCCGGCCGCAGCGTGGCGACGGCGGTGGAACCGTCCGCGGCGATCGCGGCCGAACACGAACCGTTGCCCACACAGCGCATGCCCAGCGCGGTGATGCGGGTGTGAGGCGGGGCGATAACGGTGAAGAAGTGGTCGGCGCCTCGG is part of the Embleya scabrispora genome and encodes:
- a CDS encoding PDZ domain-containing protein, giving the protein MRCVGNGSCSAAIAADGSTAVATLRPGRWTFSSPVTVTLRALTDAPLAGGRYTGEFTARGESRPLTIDITPGIQGALGVTRKDVPDHSGALVASVVPGGAADTTGIREGDVITPFNDTPVTTAKITSHAYAARSRDPASRWIARC